Proteins from a single region of Hermetia illucens chromosome 3, iHerIll2.2.curated.20191125, whole genome shotgun sequence:
- the LOC119650826 gene encoding vitamin K-dependent protein C-like: MKSFLFFIFHVQLAMVTGEPVFRQFTETKFSIFKILFGLEAAASDTPRCPNCYCGISNYGRSPRLDDGDYVRPAEYPWIVFINTKTQLKAGTLINDLYVITSASNVYREIQYKIKIYLGKYQKCDSEKIQLISGVSNVIIHPGFIHQINIQDIALLQLTTRVEFNSHISPICLPSPGASYVGKLGVVIGFIQDPSETVTGKINTCLPRKTILPIVGQADCNRPIYSFELCLGVVGADNIVCAQDNGAGVIHKSETGSHEIAGVISDKQSCPPNENVYYSVKDLAVMTSLEPHLNWILDNTKDACYCTKF, encoded by the exons ATGAAatcgtttttgtttttcatattccACGTCCAGCTCGCGATGGTGACTGGCGAGCCCGTTTTCAGGCAATTCACAGAGACAAAA TTTAGCATCTTCAAGATTCTTTTTGGACTCGAAGCAGCCGCAAGCGACACGCCAAGGTGTCCCAATTGTT ATTGCGGAATTTCAAATTATGGACGCAGCCCACGCTTAGACGATGGTGACTATGTACGCCCCGCTGAGTATCCTTGGATTGTTTTCATCAACACCAAAACACAGTTGAAAGCAGGAACTCTAATCAACGACCTTTATGTAATAACTTCAGCGAGTAATGTTTACCG GGAAAtccaatataaaataaaaatttacctCGGAAAATACCAAAAATGTGATTCGGAAAAAATCCAATTGATTTCTGGGGTTTCAAACGTGATCATCCACCCTGGCTTCATCCACCAGATCAACATTCAAGACATTGCTTTGCTTCAATTGACGACGCGCGTTGAATTCAACTCGCACATTTCGCCGATCTGCTTACCCAGCCCTG GTGCTTCATATGTGGGTAAATTGGGTGTTGTTATTGGTTTCATCCAAGACCCGAGCGAAACGGTTACCGGAAAAATTAACACTTGCTTGCCGCGGAAGACAATTCTACCGATTGTGGGTCAGGCGGATTGCAATCGTCCAATTTACAGTTTCGAACTGTGTTTGGGTGTTGTTGGCGCGGATAACATCGTATGTGCG CAAGATAACGGTGCTGGAGTCATACACAAATCGGAAACAGGATCGCATGAAATTGCCGGGGTCATTTCCGACAAGCAAAGTTGTCCCCCAAATGAGAACGTTTACTACTCCGTCAAGGACTTAGCCGTCATGACATCTTTAGAGCCTCATCTAAACTGGATTTTAGATAACACCAAGGACGCCTGTTATTGCACcaaattctga